A DNA window from Sylvia atricapilla isolate bSylAtr1 chromosome 6, bSylAtr1.pri, whole genome shotgun sequence contains the following coding sequences:
- the LOC136362222 gene encoding uncharacterized protein codes for MTESVEVRDSSNLPSPGSHRAACPCGPPFPPPRPLRHNTNCPFTVPLSLLPVLSQTTKPQRTPRRGGPQEAEAALGWAGAVPAGDLRALAARLGPRLPARGHAEAARLALHARRDTLSSLPSALPRPDLRPAATPPPVHACMHYTSGQRRCPLLPGAGQAAEAHSLAPTDDSFQDRQWNNCQKLREKKTSPRDYYIQTQLVCAHVTVAGNPDLAINSSALSEIKHQIACTVKEAPYPQSKKKINSFEGSETQEKNKLSTRHTLPHSYPAALPVNSCASLLQLPLFYFKRRITVIIVDLHDLRQRAKAARNPKSTVATKRHASPLPRL; via the exons ATGACGGAAAGTGTTGAAGTGAGG GACAGCAGTAATCTGCCGTCCCCAGGCTCCCACCGGGCTGCCTGTCCCTGCggcccccccttcccccccccccggCCGCTCAGACACAACACTAATTGTCCTTTCACGGTGCCACTTTCACTCCTTCCCGTCCTttcacaaacaacaaaaccgCAGCGAACCCCACGGCGAGGCGGCCCGCAGGAAGCGGAGGCAgcgctgggctgggcaggagcgGTGCCTGCCGGTGACCTCCGGGCCCTGGCCGCACGGCTCGGGCCGCGGCTGCCGGCCCGGGGACACGCCGAGGCGGCTCGGCTGGCGCTGCACGCCCGGAGAGACACGCTCTCATCACTCCCATCTGCTCTCCCTCGCCCCGACCTGCGCCCAGCCGCGACCCCGCCGCCGGTACACGCGTGCATGCATTACACGAGCGGGCAGCGCCGGTGCCCGCTCCTCCCCGGAGCGGGGCAAGCGGCGGAGGCGCACTCATTAGCTCCCACTGATGATTCCTTTCAGGATCGTCAATGGAACAATTGTCAAAAACTgcgggaaaaaaaaacaagccccCGAGACTATTATATACAGACACAGCTTGTGTGCGCGCATGTGACAGTTGCAGGCAACCCAGATTTGGCCATAAACTCTTCAGCGTTATCCGAGATAAAACATCAAATTGCTTGTACGGTAAAAGAGGCTCCTTATCcccaatcaaaaaaaaaaattaacagcttCGAAGGTAGTGAAACCCAGGAAAAGAACAAGCTCTCCACAAGACACACCTTGCCTCACTCGTATCCCGCAGCACTGCCTGTAAACAGCTGCGCTAGCTTGTTGCAACTGccactattttattttaaaagacgaataacagtaataata GTCGATTTGCATGACCTCCGGCAAAGAGCTAAGGCAGCAAGAAATCCCAAGTCGACTGTTGCCACAAAGCGGCACGCATCTCCCCTTCCCCGGCTGTAA